The sequence AACTGCTGAACTTATTTCAATCAATTCCAGTTTAATAGATTCTTGAATTGATTTTAAGGTTGATTGATTTGATTTTGAATCGGTTTAATTAAAAAAAATGAAAGATCTCTTGAATTAAGCACGTACTCAGTTAAAAAAAAGAAAATGTGAATCAGAATGAAGATGTAACTCAATGGTTTGATTGATTCATTTTTATCAATCTGATTCAAAGCCATCTGATTTTTAATCCCTTAAAACATTGCATTAACCTTGCTCAAACTTTCTTTAGCTGTTTGAAGCTGGGATTCCGCAGTACTTATTCTGCTGTTGATCTCATCAGAGGATTTACCTGCAGAAACTGCGCTTTGAGCATCGTTAATGGCATTTTTAGCCTTCACAAGTTGGAGATTTGCATCATTGTACTCTGCAGTTATATTTGCATTTCCTGAACTATCCACTTGGGTCTTGGTTTTATCGTACTGGCCACTTAACGTGGAGTAATCCGAGTTTAAAGATGCTATTTTATCATAGGCTGATCCACTGTCCACATCTGAAGAGATAGTGGATGAAAGGGAAGATATACCTATGTAAGCGAATATTGCAATTGTTGCAACTATCATGAGGATTCCAAGGACTGATATACTCATGGATGTTACCTTAAATAAGTTTAATCTTGATTTTTTCATTTTATCACCGATATTCAATTGAAGAATTCGTAATATAAATTGGATAAATCTATAAAGAAATTTCCTATTGAATGGTACTGTCAAAATTAATATCAACTCAAATGAGTGTGAGTTCAAATTTTATTACATCATGACCCCTATTTGATACTATCTGATATTGATAAGTTCATCTAATTGTTTCAGTACATCATGTAGAGATCTTTGTATTAATATATATGTTGCACCAAAATTTAAGTAATATAAATTTAATAAATTGTAATATGAATTGTAGGAAGGTATATCTTTGATGGGTTCAAACCTAAAACATACATTTTGTTGATTTTAATTTCTTAATTTTAAATCACATATCCAAGTGCCGAATATTATTTTATAACAAAAGGAGTATATCTGAACAATGACATCTTCAACAGACAAAACGAAAACATCAACATCAAAATTTGAAGAGTTTTTCAGTGCAAAGTACAAAGACACGGTCTTTGAAGCCCTTGAAAGATATCCTGATGTGAGATCTGTGGTTGTGGATTACACAGAACTTGAGATGTTCGACCCGGACCTTGCAGATCTTCTAATTGAAAAACCTGAGGAGGTTCTTAAGGCATCCCAGAAGGCCATAAAGAACATCGATCCCCTGGGTAAAAATGCTGATCTCAACATAAGATTCGAGAACGTTCGAAACAACATCCAGCTGAAGTACCTCAGAAGTAAGTACATTGGAAAGTTCGTTGCAGTGGATGGTATCGTTCGTAAAACCGATGAAATCCGACCTAGAATAATGAATGCCCTCTTCGAGTGCAGAAGCTGTATGAGACTGCAGGAAGTGCCCCAGACAAGTAACCTCATAAGTGAACCTGCCCTCTGTCAGGAGTGCGGGGGCAGATCCTTCAGACTGCTTCAGGAAGAATCTGAATTCATGGATACCCAAACAACCAAGCTCCAGGAGCCACTTGAAAACCTCTCTGGTGGTGAAGAACCTCGGCAGATATCTGTTGTCCTTGAAGATGACCTGGTTGACACCCTGACACCGGGAGATATAGTCAGAATAACCGGAACCATGAAAACAGTGCGGGACGATAAAACCAAACGCTTCAAAAATTACATCTACGGAAACTACATAGAACCCCTTGAACAGGAATTTGAGGAACTTCAGATAAGTGAAGATGATGAACAGAAGATAAAGGAGCTTGCAGCAGACCCCAACGTTTACGACAAGATTATAAGTTCCACAGCACCTTCAATACAGGGTTACAGGGAAGTGAAGGAAGCAATTGCCCTGCAGCTATTCGGGGGTTCTTCAAAGGAACTTGAGGATAAAACCAGATTGAGGGGAGACATTCACATACTCATTGTGGGAGATCCTGGTATTGGTAAGTCCCAGATGCTCAAGTACGTTTCAAAACTTGCACCAAGGGGTATATACACAAGTGGTAAGGGTACCAGTGGTGTTGGACTTACAGCTGCAGCTGTTCGTGACGAATTCGGTGGTTGGAGCCTTGAAGCAGGTGCACTCGTCCTTGGTGACCGTGGTAACGTTTGTGTTGACGAACTGGATAAGATGCGTTCTGAGGACCGTTCCGCAATACACGAGGCCCTTGAACAGCAGACAATATCCATTGCAAAGGCAGGTATAATGGCAACACTCAACTCCCGTTGTTCAGTGCTTGCAGCAGCAAACCCAAAATTCGGTCGTTTCGACCGTTACAAATCAATAGCAGAACAGATAGACCTTCCATCACCTATTCTCTCAAGGTTCGATCTGATATTCGTTGTAGAAGACAAACCTGATGTTGAGAGGGATACAAAACTTGCAGGCCACATCCTGAGGATACACCAGGACAACACCATACCCTTCGAGATAGAACCGGAACTTCTAAGGAAGTACATTGCATATGCAAGGCGTGATTTCCATCCACAGCTCACACCTGAGGCCAGTGAAGTTCTCCAGGAGTTCTACGTTGGTATGAGGGGTGGTGCAGTTGATGAGGATTCCCCGGTACCAATAACTGCACGTCAGCTTGAGGCTCTTGTGAGGCTTTCAGAGGCCAGTGCTAGGATAAGGCTTGGGGAAACAGTAACAGAATTCGATGCAAAACGTGCCATAACTATACAGCAGAAGTGTATGAAGCAGGTGGGATACGACCCAGAAACGGGTAAAGTGGATATTGACAAGGTTGAAGGCCGTACACCTAAATCTGAGAGGGATAAGATTCGTGTTGTGAGTGAGGTTATAGGTGAACTTGAGGATGAGTACGGTGGAAAAACACCGAAGAACATACTTATAAGCGAACTTGCAGATAGATATAATATGAGTGAAGAGAAGGCAGATGAAATTCTCAGAGTACTCAAGAGAAAGGGCGTTATATACGAACCACAGCAGGGATACTACAAAGTTGCCTGAAAGCAATTCTCTGCTTTTCATATCATTTTACAACTATTGAAAACAGGACAACAGTCATTTAAACTTTTGTTAACCAATTAAATTTTTATTAATCAAGTGAATTATTAAAAATATTATTAAAAATTAAAAATAAAGCCAGTAAACATTGAAAATATGTTTAAAGGTGGATCAATTCACGACAAATGCATGGAATTTTGGAATTTTGGAGGTCAGATAGTATGGATGAAGATTACAATGAATTATTGGATAGGGCAATAGACCAGTTACCAGAAAAGGTCTTTGAAACTAAAAGGTTCACAGTACCCAGGGCTTACTCCGTGATCCAGGGTAACAGAACCATAATACAGAACTTTGGGGAAGTTGCAGACGCCCTTAACAGGGACCCGCAGCACGTTCTGAAGTTCCTGTTGAGAGAACTTGGTACAGCAGGAAACATAGAAGGTTCCAGGGCAATTATGCAGGGAAAATTCACCCACTACCTCATAAACGACAGGATCGATGACTACGTTAAACGATTCGTAATGTGCCATGAGTGCAACAGACCAGATACCAAGATCATAAGGGAAGACCGGATCTTCCTCCTGAAGTGTGAGGCATGTGGTGCAAAAGCCCCATTAAAAACACTTTAAACAAAAAAAATAATTTAAATTAAAGTGGAATTTGAAAAAATAGAATTAAAATCTAATATATTTTAGAAATCTATTAGAAATCTAATTTCTATTTTTAATTTTATATTTTTAAAATAATATTCTGATAATTTTTAAAAAATACAGATGCATTCACCTAATGCATTTAAAATAAGATTCATTAGATGTAATCTAGTGTTAAATCCGTTTTTTAGTTATAACAGTGCATTAATGATGTAATAAGTGAGTTAATGATGAAAATGTTCTGTCCAAAATGTGGAAGGGAAGATGAAGATCTTTTTAAGGGCCTGTGCAAATCCTGTTTTCTTAAGGAATTTCAGATGGTGAAGCCAAGCAATGAAATGGAATTCACAGTATGCGCCCACTGCGGTTCAATCTTAAGCCATGGAAAATGGTACGATTCAGAGTTAAGAGATGAAGAACTCGTTGAAAAGACCCTGGTTGAAAATATTGATGCAAATGAGCTTGTGAAAGATCTGGAAGTGATACCTGAAATCCTCACAGTCAGGGGATCCATATTCGACTGCATGATCCATGTGGAGGGGGAGGTTCTAGGTGAAACTCTCGTTGAAGAGCATGCTGTTGAGGTTAAAAGGAACAGAACCATGTGTCCAGACTGCAGTAAATTTGCATCAGGCTACTACGAATCTGTGATCCAGATAAGGGCGGATAAAAGGGTTCCAGGTGATGAGGAGATCCATGCCATTGATGATATCGTCAGAAACAGAACCCGCAAACTTTCAGAGAAGAACAGGATGGCCTACATAGCTGAGGTTATGACCCTGAAGGAGGGAGTGGATTATTATGTTGGCTCTTACAAGGCCGCCCGGAGCATTACAAATGCCATCAAGGATGTTTTCGGTGGTGTTGTAAAGGAGTCCCCTAAGATCGCAGGGCGGAACAAATCCACGGGAAAGGATCTCTATAGAATATGGATATCCCTGCGTCTTGCAGCCTTTAAGAAGGGCGATTTTATAGGTTATGGCACAAATATCGGTAGAGTTTCAGGTTTTGATGGTAACAAAGTTTTCATGAAGGACTTGGATTCACACAAAACTTCATCTGTGAGCTGGAGGGATTACGATAAAATCGAACTACTTGCAGGTGAATATGACGTTAAAAAGACAACTGTAACCTCTAAAACTCCAAGAACAATCCAGATATTACATCCAGAAACCTACGAACCTGTGGATATTGATCTGCACGAGGGGATCTCAGACCTTGAGATTGGGGTAGAGGTGGATGTTGTTGAGATAAATGGAAAACTTTACATATTATATTGAATGCACCCCGTGCAATGAAATGTATTGATATTAAATGTGATCAGACCCAACTTACTTATAAAAAAGATGTTGTTATAAAAATGTTGAGTGATCTGATCATTTGATTATTATTCAGGAATTACATTAAAAACAGGATTAAGCATAATTAAGAGTTAAAATTGATATTACAATTGAAATTGTAATTTTTTTATCTTTCGGTGATACAGATGGATACAGATTCAAAGATTGAAATGATAAAGAAGGGAACACTCGAAGTCATAACAGAAGAAGAACTCAGGGAAAAAATTGAAACTGGAAAAACAACAGCGTACATAGGCTACGAACCCTCGGGTAAGATACACCTTGGCCATGCAATTACCGTTAAAAAGATGATAGATCTGCAGAGGGCAGGTTTTAAGGTTAAAATTCTTCTTGCAGACCTGCACGCCTACCTCAATGGAAAGGGAACCATGGAAGAAATTAAGGAAATATCCAAGTACAACATCGAATGTTTCAAGGCACTTGGACTCTCAGAGGACACTGAATTCATCATAGGCTCTGAGTTTGGGAGGAACATGGATTACACCCATAAAATATACGAACTAGCAATTATAACAAGTTTAGCCCGAGCTAAAAGAAGTATGGCTCAGATCACAAGGGACAGTGAGGATCATAAGGTTGCAGAGGTTATTTACCCAATAATGCAGGCCATTGATATGGTTTTTCTAGAGACAGATGTTGCAGTTGGTGGTATGGAGCAGCGTAAGATCCACATGCTTGCAAGGGAAAACCTGCCCAAAATGGGAATCAAAGCACCTGTATGCATACACACTCCTCTTCTTCATGGAACAGATGGTTCGGATAAAATGTCCTCGAGTAAGAACAACTTCATAGCTGTGGATGATGAACCTGAAGTTATAATGAAGAAGATACAGAAAAGCTTCTGTCCACAAGGTCAGGTTGAGGACAACCCTGTTATAGAGATAGCTGAACATTTCATATTCCCTGAAATGGACACGTTAATTATTAAAAGGCCGGAGAAATTTGGTGGAAATCTTGAATTGAACCATGAAGAGCTTTTAGAACTTTACGGCGCAGGCGAACTTCACCCCCTGGACCTTAAAAATGGAGTTGCAGAGGGTTTGATTGAAGTTTTAGAGCCGGTACGTGAATATTTTAAATCAAATTAATCAATGATTATTTAATTCCGTTGATAAACAGTGGGATAAACATTTTGAAGGTGAATGATATGGCAGAAGAGAAATATGATCTGAGAATTCCCCCGGGAATCATTGTTGATGAACTTTCAGAAACCATTGCAAGTTACGATGTGGAGGTTGCCTACACTGCAGGAGGAATGATCGTGCGGGGTGAACTGGAGAAACTTGAGAGATTGAGCCAGGAAACTGCCAGGATGCGAATTCCATTGGGAATAAACCAGCGAGAACTCGCAGATGCCATAACAGAGTACGAACTTGAACTGGAACACACGGACTTCGGACCTGTACTCATTGGTAGCATAGTCAAGCTTGATGAGGCAAGCAGATCCATAGTGGATTCCCTGAATGAAAGAATAAGTAAGTTTGAAGAAGAGTGAAAGCTCTTTTTTTAACTGAAAATTTAACCTCTATTTTTCTTATTTTTAAGGATATAACCAGACATGATTAAGAAATATAACTAGGACATATCTGCTGTTTTTTAATGATAAAAGTTCATGCTAAAAATTCTTTTATAAACAACAGGCTTTTTTTCATTGTTTCCCAACAGAGTGTAGATAAATAAAAAGATTGAAAAAAATATCTTTAAATTAAAGAATAGCTTAGTTTTCCTTTGAACTTCCCTCTAATTTTCAAGTTCAAGCCATTTAAGGGATTCCTCTGCAACTTCATCAGCTATGTCCTCTATGAGATCCTGGTCGCTCCATGTGCACTCGGCTGGATCCGTGCAGAATGTGAAGTCCCCATCATGGTTCTCGTGCAGAACATCCCATGTATCTGCATTTCGAAGTTCCCAGTACCATGCATATGATTCCACACCTTCTCCATCATCATAAAATCCTTCGTTCTTTTTATAACCTACTATGAGAACGTTTTCTTTAATGTAGATATGTTTTTCCCATTTATCTTCGTTTCCTGGAATTTTTTCAATTTCTGTGTCTATTATCTGCTCTACGAGTTTATCCAAATCCATAAAAGGCCCCCATGGATCGATTCAACACATGGATCACAGTTAATATTTTATTTAAAATCATACTTAAGGGTTTCATGGGGACAGTTTCTTCATGAAAAAATTATTCAAAAAAAAATAAACGTTTCAAAGATAGGTGTACGATCCATCAGATGCACATTCCAAGTTTAGGGGCTAAAACATGTTTTATATCATCATGAACCTTATTTATACCATTATCAGCATTTACAATGAAGAATCCTTCTTTTTCTGCAAGTTCCAGGTATCTGGTACGGGTTCTACTTAAAAACTTCAGGTCTTCAAAGCTGTCACTGCCTTTACAGCGGGTCATGGCTGTTTCAGGGTCGAGATCCAGAAGTAATGTAACGTCAGGTTTTCTTGCAAATTTGTTTATCTCCCCGATCCATTCTGGACCGTCCTGGTAAACCATGCTTGAGTAGAAACATCTATCACTTACAACCACCCTGCCTTCAGATTCTGCTTGGGCTATTTTCTCCATGAGTATTGTTCTGTCTGCTGCAAAGAGCAGGGCGAGTGTCCTCTGAAAATTTTCATCTGTTGCACCAGGATCCTGGAGCATTTCCCTTATGAGCCGCCCCACCTTAGAATCTGTGGGTTCAAATATCCTGAAAACCTGAATTCCACATTTTTTAAGCCATTTTTCAATCATTGCTGTGTGGGTTGATTTTCCTGATCCATCTATTCCTTCAAGGCACACGTACATTCTGAATTCTCCAAATAACAGTATTCTCAATCATGTATAGGTTTATCCCGGGATAGTTAATTTTTTTAATTTTTTTAGGTAATCCCTCAGATATTATTTTAAAAATTACTATTTTTTAAAAATTTTAAATAAGTTTGAAACTCCAAGTGTTTACGGTCTTGACTTTTTATATCCCCTCAGGAATTTAAAAAGATTGGGATTCAAATTCCAGAACATGACCCGATGATGAGCGTTTAGATATTCCTTATTACTCACATTAAAAAGCAAATACTCTTATACATAGAGTAACTACTAAAGTTTATGGTTGCAAGTGACATAATTGGCTTATTGTTTGTATACGGCTACGTGGCCATTTTACTAGTGGTATCAGAGAAGGTACTTCACAGATATCCTAACTTCAGCAGAAAATTCCTCCACATCATGGTTGGAAACATACTCTTCATCTTACCACTTTTCACAAGCCGTTACATAATCACGTTTTTTGCTGCAGCCCCATTCATACTTTTAACATTTCTTATAAGCCCACACTCCCCGTTGAAACTGAGAAACAGGGTTTCAAATTCTGGCCATGGTATGGGTCTTGTTTACTACGCCATATCATGGACAGTTCTTGCCTACATCTTCTTTGGACAACCATGGATCGTTGCTGTGGGTATAGCTGCAATGTCCTACGGTGATGGTGTGGCTTCACTGGTTGGTGGGAAAATTGGAAGACACAAGTACAATGTTTTCGGTGATGAAAAGAGCTATGAGGGATCCATTGCCATGTTCATTGTTCTCATGGTCATGCTGTCAGTTGTTCTGGTTTACTACTCTGTACCATTAAACTTGATGGTTGTTGCCGCCGTTGCATTTACTGCAACAGTCTTTGAAGGAATAACACCCAAGGGACTGGACAACCTCACAGCTTGCTTCTCTGCAGTTGGTGTTTACCTTTTAATGGGAGTGATCTGAGTGCGCTTCATAGTTGTTGATGGACTTGACGGCTCTGGAAAAACAACCCACGCCGAACTAATCCAGAGGAAGTACCTTGAAAAGGGCAAAAAGGTCGTGCTGAGAAGCCACCCATCGGATGACACCAAGTACGGGCAGAAAGCTAAGAAAGCTCTTCTTGGAAGGGGAAAATGGAACAAAACCAAAGCCACTATTTACTACGCCATGGACGTTATAAAGTCTGTGCGAACAGGTTACGGTGGAGTTGAAACCCTCATATTTGTCAGGTACCTTATGGGGGTGGCCTATCTTCCCCTACCACTTGCAAAGATTCTTTACTGGGTTTTAACTGCCTTCCTCCCCACCTCGGATTACATGTTCTTCCTGGATCTCACACCTGAAGAATCCCTGCACCGGATGGAGGACAGGGATGCAGAGGAGATGTTCGAAAACTTGGAGGATCTCATGAAGGTCCGAAGGAAAGCTTTATCACTGACGAATGGATGGCACGTTATAGATACGTCTGGAACCATTGAAGAAGTTCATGAGAAGATCAACAGGGTGCTTGAGGGTTTGGAGGATTAAAAATCAAAACTGAATTTTCTATCTAAAAATCTTAATCTAGATACCAATCTAAATCATCTATCTAACTCTTCTTTTTTTAACGTTTAACTAAAATTTTATTAAAACGAAAAACAATTTTTTATAAAGTTTCATTTATTGCAGTGTAATGATCATTTTTTATCAATAGTAGTTTTATCCATATCAGAAGGTGCACGAATTGGTAGAAAAAGAGCAAACAGGTTGGCTAACCATTATAATCATAACTCTATCCCTTTTCACCATTGTTATCGATAAAACCTTCATGAACGTTGCCATCAGCACCCTTATAAGGGATCTACACACTAACATTGGAACCATACAAATAATCATTGCTGTTTACGCCCTTATAATGGCTTCACTCATGCTCTTTGGGGGAAAGCTCCAGAAAGTTCTGGGAAGGAGAAGAACCTTCGTAACCGGGGCTTCGATATACGGCTTGGGAACCATTGTGCTGCACTCAGCATAAACAGCACAATGCTCTTCATTGGATGGTCAGTTCTTGAGGGTGTGGGTGCAGCCCTAATGATACCAGCTTCAACTTCCATAGTAACTGGAAGCTACGAAGGTGAGAGAAGGGTTTTTGCCCTGGGAATAACGAGCTCAATGGCCATGATTTCTACAGTGACCTATCTCTTATCAATTAGAACTCTATTTTCCATTTACAACTTCAGATTCCCCTAAGTTGGTTGGGTCTGCCTTATCATTTATTATAACAATAATCACCAATACTAAAGCAATTATTGATGTTACTGCTCCGAACAGGAACAAATTAGAAAAGGATTGACTTAAGTTTCCCATTCCGCTTGTGGCATTGACCAAAAAGCAGGCTCCAATTACTGGTGCGACGGTAGAACCAACACCTTTAAAAGTATTTAATATTCCAACACCTGTTGCTTCTTCTTCTTTTGGCATGAAAGACATCATAAGAAGCTGGAATGCACTCCATGTGAAACCCACACCCACGCCTATTATTGCTAAGCAGATTGCCAATCCGGTTGAATCCGTGACAAAATATGACAAACCGAAAAGTCCTGCGATTAGGAGGGGTGATCCTAACAATAGCATACGTTTAGATCCAAATTTATCTAAAAGGAATCCACCTAGTATTGCGGTTATACATACTGCCACAGAAAGTGGGGTCAACACAGTACCACTGTCCTGTACATTCAGATTTAGTACGGTCTGGGCGAATGTTGGCACGTATGTAAATGCCATAAACGTACCAATCCCTGATAACAGAATTGCGAAGTTGAGTGATAGAATTTTAGGCTTTTTTAACACAGCCATATCTAATATTGGTTTTACTACACGTTTTTCGTATGCAATGAGTGCAACGAATAGGACCGCAGCAGCTATAAGTAGTGGGAACACAGTTACATCTGTAAATGGTGCGCTTTCCAGTCCTATAATACCTAGCAACATTGAGGCTATTGTTCCTACAAGTAACGCTGATCCAATGTAGTCAATATGTTGATCTTGATCCCCATAGGTTTCTTTGAACTTGAAAGCTAGGAGGATTGCCATGATTCCCAGTGGAATGTTGATATAGAATACCGTTCTCCAACCAAAATTTTGGATCAAGAAACCACCTATGTTTGGCCCTACAATGGTGGCAATGGATGACATTGCCATGAGTATACCCATTGTTTTTCCTTTTTGATTTTCAGGGGCAGAATCATTCATACTGGATAAGGCCGAAGGCAGAACAATACCTGCACCTATACCCTGTAAACCCATGGAAGCTATTAAGGAATATATATCCCATGATAAGCTGGCTGTAATTGATCCTATGACGAAGGTGGCCACACCAATGATGTATAATTTTTTTCGGCCGAATACATCAGATAATTTGCCTGCCAGTGCCATAATTGCTGTCATGAACAACATGTAGATCGTTAGAGTCCATGTTGCCCAATTAAGTGAGGTGTGCAGGTCTGCAATTATAGTTGGTAGTGCAGGCACGAATATATAGGCATCCATGGCTGTCATGAATACACCTAAAGCAAGGACTATCATCACATAAATTGTGGATGACCCTAAACCCTTTTTATTCTCTATTGTTTTGTTAATATTTTCGCTCATTTTTATCTCCTTTCATGACAAAATTAAAGCCCCTGAGAGTTTACGCATAGGGTTTTTCCCATTTAATCACCATTATAATATGAATAGTAAAAAATAGATCAATTAAAACCATTTAATGCTTTTTAAATTCTCAGACAAGACTTGATTTTGAAATTTGAGTGTATTTTAATCTTCCAAAAAAACAATTCAATTAGTTGTTAAATACATTACAACTAAGGTAATATTTTCTGCTATTTATATTTTTTGGAATTAGTTGTTAGATATATAACAACTAATAACTTTAAATATCACAGCTCATACAAAATTTATACAGTAATTCATTACCTAACAACAAAAGGCAGGAGATCTTATATGGATAAAATTCCTCATGAACTAATTAAATCATTGATGGACCTCGGACTTCTTGAATCTGAGGCAAAAATATACATAACCCTCGCAATGATGAATAATTCCGAAGTCAAAACGCTTATAGAATTTTTAGGTCTATCAAAACCAAATACATACGAAAGTCTTCGTCTTCTAGAAGAAAAGGGGCTTGTGTCTTTAATCAATACCAGACCCATGGCATATCAAGCATTACCTCCAGATATAGGGTTGGAAGTTTTATTAAAAACGCATGTTGATGCAAAAGAAAAAGCAAAAAAGATTTTTTCAATTATGGATAAAGAAAAATTCGTGCCCAAATCTTCTGAGGCATTATGGACTGTTTTCAATGGAGAAAGCATAAATTATAAGATTAAAGACATGATTCAAAATGCTAAAGAGAGCATATTCATGATATCCTCCCCCAAATACATTAAATATCTTGAAAATGCAGATACAAATTTAAAGTTTGACATAGTCCTATTCTCAGAGACACCCTCCTTTGAAACGTTAAAAGAACATTTTAAAGATAAAAAAGGCAATTTTAAGGTTGTAAATGAAGAGGATATGCTTAACATCGTTGCATCATCTAAAACAAAGGATCAAAAACAATTCGAAATATATAAAGAAGCTTTGTTAATGGTTGAATACAGAAATATGATAATGTTAGCCATAGATGATGAAGAGGTATTATACATGCCCCCCATGTCTACAGACTCACTCACAGCCATCAATACAAAAAATAAGGCAATGACGATACTTATGAAAATTGGGCTCAGTGACATTACAAAGCAGTTATGAAAATAATCCAGATAACAACATGAAAACACAGCTCCCCCCAATACAAGTAGAATTACCCATTATGAATTAATTTAAACAGAAAAAGTAAGAAATAAAAATAGAAAAGTGACCTATTCAAGCTACTTCCCTTGGGAACTCTTCCCTTCCCCTCCTTGGTTCCAGGCCCCTTTCAAGTTTCTGGGTTATGTTTTCATAGTTCCTCATGAGT is a genomic window of Methanobacterium congolense containing:
- the mcm gene encoding minichromosome maintenance protein MCM; its protein translation is MTSSTDKTKTSTSKFEEFFSAKYKDTVFEALERYPDVRSVVVDYTELEMFDPDLADLLIEKPEEVLKASQKAIKNIDPLGKNADLNIRFENVRNNIQLKYLRSKYIGKFVAVDGIVRKTDEIRPRIMNALFECRSCMRLQEVPQTSNLISEPALCQECGGRSFRLLQEESEFMDTQTTKLQEPLENLSGGEEPRQISVVLEDDLVDTLTPGDIVRITGTMKTVRDDKTKRFKNYIYGNYIEPLEQEFEELQISEDDEQKIKELAADPNVYDKIISSTAPSIQGYREVKEAIALQLFGGSSKELEDKTRLRGDIHILIVGDPGIGKSQMLKYVSKLAPRGIYTSGKGTSGVGLTAAAVRDEFGGWSLEAGALVLGDRGNVCVDELDKMRSEDRSAIHEALEQQTISIAKAGIMATLNSRCSVLAAANPKFGRFDRYKSIAEQIDLPSPILSRFDLIFVVEDKPDVERDTKLAGHILRIHQDNTIPFEIEPELLRKYIAYARRDFHPQLTPEASEVLQEFYVGMRGGAVDEDSPVPITARQLEALVRLSEASARIRLGETVTEFDAKRAITIQQKCMKQVGYDPETGKVDIDKVEGRTPKSERDKIRVVSEVIGELEDEYGGKTPKNILISELADRYNMSEEKADEILRVLKRKGVIYEPQQGYYKVA
- a CDS encoding translation initiation factor IF-2 subunit beta encodes the protein MDEDYNELLDRAIDQLPEKVFETKRFTVPRAYSVIQGNRTIIQNFGEVADALNRDPQHVLKFLLRELGTAGNIEGSRAIMQGKFTHYLINDRIDDYVKRFVMCHECNRPDTKIIREDRIFLLKCEACGAKAPLKTL
- a CDS encoding 60S ribosomal export protein NMD3, with amino-acid sequence MFCPKCGREDEDLFKGLCKSCFLKEFQMVKPSNEMEFTVCAHCGSILSHGKWYDSELRDEELVEKTLVENIDANELVKDLEVIPEILTVRGSIFDCMIHVEGEVLGETLVEEHAVEVKRNRTMCPDCSKFASGYYESVIQIRADKRVPGDEEIHAIDDIVRNRTRKLSEKNRMAYIAEVMTLKEGVDYYVGSYKAARSITNAIKDVFGGVVKESPKIAGRNKSTGKDLYRIWISLRLAAFKKGDFIGYGTNIGRVSGFDGNKVFMKDLDSHKTSSVSWRDYDKIELLAGEYDVKKTTVTSKTPRTIQILHPETYEPVDIDLHEGISDLEIGVEVDVVEINGKLYILY
- a CDS encoding tyrosine--tRNA ligase — translated: MDTDSKIEMIKKGTLEVITEEELREKIETGKTTAYIGYEPSGKIHLGHAITVKKMIDLQRAGFKVKILLADLHAYLNGKGTMEEIKEISKYNIECFKALGLSEDTEFIIGSEFGRNMDYTHKIYELAIITSLARAKRSMAQITRDSEDHKVAEVIYPIMQAIDMVFLETDVAVGGMEQRKIHMLARENLPKMGIKAPVCIHTPLLHGTDGSDKMSSSKNNFIAVDDEPEVIMKKIQKSFCPQGQVEDNPVIEIAEHFIFPEMDTLIIKRPEKFGGNLELNHEELLELYGAGELHPLDLKNGVAEGLIEVLEPVREYFKSN
- the tmk gene encoding dTMP kinase, which encodes MYVCLEGIDGSGKSTHTAMIEKWLKKCGIQVFRIFEPTDSKVGRLIREMLQDPGATDENFQRTLALLFAADRTILMEKIAQAESEGRVVVSDRCFYSSMVYQDGPEWIGEINKFARKPDVTLLLDLDPETAMTRCKGSDSFEDLKFLSRTRTRYLELAEKEGFFIVNADNGINKVHDDIKHVLAPKLGMCI
- a CDS encoding diacylglycerol/polyprenol kinase family protein translates to MVASDIIGLLFVYGYVAILLVVSEKVLHRYPNFSRKFLHIMVGNILFILPLFTSRYIITFFAAAPFILLTFLISPHSPLKLRNRVSNSGHGMGLVYYAISWTVLAYIFFGQPWIVAVGIAAMSYGDGVASLVGGKIGRHKYNVFGDEKSYEGSIAMFIVLMVMLSVVLVYYSVPLNLMVVAAVAFTATVFEGITPKGLDNLTACFSAVGVYLLMGVI
- a CDS encoding nucleoside/nucleotide kinase family protein; its protein translation is MRFIVVDGLDGSGKTTHAELIQRKYLEKGKKVVLRSHPSDDTKYGQKAKKALLGRGKWNKTKATIYYAMDVIKSVRTGYGGVETLIFVRYLMGVAYLPLPLAKILYWVLTAFLPTSDYMFFLDLTPEESLHRMEDRDAEEMFENLEDLMKVRRKALSLTNGWHVIDTSGTIEEVHEKINRVLEGLED
- a CDS encoding MFS transporter; its protein translation is MVEKEQTGWLTIIIITLSLFTIVIDKTFMNVAISTLIRDLHTNIGTIQIIIAVYALIMASLMLFGGKLQKVLGRRRTFVTGASIYGLGTIVLHSA
- a CDS encoding MFS transporter, yielding MSENINKTIENKKGLGSSTIYVMIVLALGVFMTAMDAYIFVPALPTIIADLHTSLNWATWTLTIYMLFMTAIMALAGKLSDVFGRKKLYIIGVATFVIGSITASLSWDIYSLIASMGLQGIGAGIVLPSALSSMNDSAPENQKGKTMGILMAMSSIATIVGPNIGGFLIQNFGWRTVFYINIPLGIMAILLAFKFKETYGDQDQHIDYIGSALLVGTIASMLLGIIGLESAPFTDVTVFPLLIAAAVLFVALIAYEKRVVKPILDMAVLKKPKILSLNFAILLSGIGTFMAFTYVPTFAQTVLNLNVQDSGTVLTPLSVAVCITAILGGFLLDKFGSKRMLLLGSPLLIAGLFGLSYFVTDSTGLAICLAIIGVGVGFTWSAFQLLMMSFMPKEEEATGVGILNTFKGVGSTVAPVIGACFLVNATSGMGNLSQSFSNLFLFGAVTSIIALVLVIIVIINDKADPTNLGESEVVNGK